In Henningerozyma blattae CBS 6284 chromosome 6, complete genome, the following are encoded in one genomic region:
- the UFD2 gene encoding ubiquitin-ubiquitin ligase UFD2 (similar to Saccharomyces cerevisiae UFD2 (YDL190C); ancestral locus Anc_7.305) — MTVQSLIEKVLQVTLNSQDVPSGFYYYPNLENPSTVGLTIDDIDSIILFQLTENMDLLDPLNYINDSFRRCSSEKKFISKSSNPSNESIPVLNEIERLLIGYGLVSFQIESFCLKGNYLNYIETILNNLDSFSDLLLNIIKRSIEENSSFELINNFFNTLLTYSMKINLNLNDNKNYNAILSVFEMFLNFKQISSIFSQIENYLPDLDSNNPLIKNPCDYEKNIILGPILSLSPLDTNVAFKNFQNEIDFTQDPQLDPSMKQKIKLINESLQTEHKVIIDRLFYILDKIFRGSNKTRSDTISLLSIIVNKNHLRRGENANPKKLSSNAFMTNITILLIKFSQPFLDVSFKKIDKIDVNYFNNINLLIDLSNETRMNSDYNEANEFYETKNVSTEPNFISNCFFLTLTYLHYGLGGTLLTNDKLSSQIKSIKEEVKRLKNLNVTNGQNSQNFLNSFTDLQIKNMEKSLFLLQSINQSLIGFFTNKSLQLEIFDFISGASTFLIRVIDPNHDFPFNSIKLPLIPDQIGFENVDNADYLRKNAPIPFKYYPEFIVEGILNYNLFITKFNNNPLFNNPRLNSFIELMTILLRCPELISNPHLKVKIVQILSYGSMPLMDNSPGFMMEIFENNEIVNKNILYALLDFYVIVEKTGSSSQFYDKFNARYSISIILEQLYYHIPIYKTQLKDQAKNNSNFFIRFVARMLNDLTFLLDEGLSNLTEVHNITQEILNRSKGNPPSREENDDELKSKLNSASRQAKSSCGLAAKSIILFKMYTKDIPNAFVSAEIVDRLASMLDYNLASLVGPKCNDLKVKDPQSYSFNAKQLLYSLVTIYLNLSKEDEFVKAVARDGRSYNKSLFDRAIHILHVKTGLASDEYCNKLINFVNKVEIQKVNEEEEDQDYNDAPDEFLDPLMYTIMKDPVILPTSHVSIDLSTIKAHLLSDSTDPFNREPLTLDQVTPNVELKNQILAYKKKKREEKLMKRE; from the coding sequence atgaCCGTTCAAAGTTTGATTGAAAAAGTACTACAGGTTACATTGAATAGCCAAGATGTTCCAAGTGGGTTTTACTACTATCCAAATCTGGAAAATCCCTCTACGGTGGGTTTAACAATCGATGACATTGATTCCATTATATTGTTTCAATTGACTGAGAATATGGATCTATTAGATCCATTGAACTatattaatgattcatTTAGAAGATGTTCCAGtgagaaaaaatttatttccaAGAGTAGTAATCCTTCTAATGAATCTATCCCAGTCCTTAATGAGATTGAACGATTATTGATTGGCTATGGGTTGGTGTCATTCCAAATTGAATCCTTTTGTTTGAAaggaaattatttaaattatattgaaacaattttaaataatttggatTCATTTAGTGACCTGTTATTGAATATCATCAAGAGGTCTATCGAAGAAAATTCTTCctttgaattaattaacaatttttttaatactttattaacttattccatgaaaattaatttgaatttaaatgataacaAGAATTATAATGCAATTTTATCTGTTTTTGAaatgtttttaaatttcaaacaaATCAGTTCAATCTTCAGtcaaatagaaaattatcTACCTGATTTAGATTCCAACAATCCTCTAATTAAAAACCCCTGtgattatgaaaaaaatatcattctAGGTCCTATATTGTCGTTATCACCATTAGACACTAATGTtgcttttaaaaatttccaaaatgAAATCGATTTCACTCAAGATCCGCAATTAGACCCATCCATGAAACAAAAGattaaattgattaatgAGTCGTTACAGACTGAACATAAGGTTATAATTGATcgtttattttatatattggataaaatatttagagGCTCCAACAAAACAAGATCAGATacaatatcattattatctataATAGTTAATAAAAACCATTTAAGAAGAGGTGAAAATGCTAATcctaaaaaattatcttccAATGCATTTATGACAAATATaacaattcttttaataaaattctcACAACCGTTTTTAGatgtttcatttaaaaagatcgataaaattgatgtcaattattttaataatattaatttattaattgactTATCCAATGAAACAAGGATGAATTCTGATTATAATGAAGCTAATGAATTTTATGAGACTAAAAATGTTTCTACTGAACCAAATTTCATTTcaaattgttttttcttaaCACTGACTTATTTGCATTATGGTCTAGGTGGTACTCTTTTGacaaatgataaattaagttcccaaattaaatcaattaaagaagaagtcaaaagattgaaaaatttgaatgtAACAAATGGTCAAAATTCtcaaaatttcttaaattcttttacagatcttcaaattaaaaatatggaaaaatctttatttttattacaatCTATTAATCAATCTTTGATTGGGTTTTTCacaaataaatctttacAATTGGAAATTTTCGATTTCATATCTGGTGCAtcaacttttttaattagaGTAATTGATCCAAATCATGATTTCccatttaattcaattaaattaccTTTGATACCCGATCAAATTGGTTTTGAAAATGTTGATAATGCAGATTACTTAAGAAAAAATGCTCCAATCCCATTTAAGTATTATCCAGAATTCATTGTAGAAggtattttgaattataatcttttcattacaaaattcaacaataatcctttatttaataatcctagattaaattcttttattgaattaatgACTATTCTTTTACGTTGTCctgaattaatttcaaatccacatttaaaagttaaaatCGTTCAAATCTTAAGTTATGGCTCAATGCCCTTGATGGATAATTCACCAGGATTTATGATGGAAATTTTTGAGAATAATGAAATcgttaataaaaatatcttatATGCATTACTAGATTTTTATGTTATTGTAGAAAAGACAGGTTCATCATCTCAATTCTATGACAAATTCAATGCCCGTTACAGTATTTCGATCATTTTAGAACAATTATACTATCATATCCCTATTTATAAAACCCAATTGAAAGATCAagcaaaaaataattccaatttctttattagatttGTGGCAAGAATGTTAAATGACTTAACTTTCTTATTAGATGAAGGTTTAAGTAATTTGACAGAAGTTCATAATATTACacaagaaattttaaacaGATCTAAAGGTAACCCACCATCAAGAGAAGAAAACGATGACGAATTAAAATCTAAATTGAATTCTGCTTCACGACAAGCTAAATCCTCATGTGGCCTAGCAGCTAAATCGATTattcttttcaaaatgtATACAAAGGATATCCCAAATGCATTTGTTAGTGCAGAAATTGTTGATAGATTAGCCAGTATGTTAGATTATAATTTAGCATCCTTAGTGGGTCCAAAAtgtaatgatttaaaagtGAAAGATCCTCAAAGTTATTCATTTAACGCCAAACAACTTTTATATTCATTGGTAAcgatttatttgaatctatCAAAGGAAGATGAATTTGTCAAAGCTGTGGCAAGAGATGGTAGATCATACaacaaatcattatttgatagAGCTATTCACATTTTACATGTAAAGACAGGTTTAGCATCTGATGAATATTGTAAtaagttaataaattttgttaataaagtagaaattcaaaaagttaatgaagaagaagaagatcaAGATTATAATGATGCACCAGATGAATTCTTAGATCCTTTGATGTATACAATCATGAAAGATCCTGTAATTCTACCTACCTCTCAtgtttcaattgatttaagTACAATTAAAGCACATTTGTTAAGTGATTCGACCGATCCGTTTAATAGAGAACCATTAACGTTAGATCAAGTTACACCAAAtgttgaattgaaaaatcaaatcttAGCAtacaagaagaaaaagagagAGGAGAAGTTAATGAAaagagaataa
- the TBLA0F02120 gene encoding ditrans,polycis-polyprenyl diphosphate synthase (similar to Saccharomyces cerevisiae NUS1 (YDL193W); ancestral locus Anc_7.308), producing MEMEEIQELVYADIRKPKQHFKSDAVDEVIESEGSTLVARDSSNSSSDGSLRNRSLSPSKEMTPEMTTNMKSSDHMDTTDISNQCNGKSQKDATMEKEARIHDKILEKSQIPYGKMQYSLYSGLLVVLSIVFVICRAINYMLNKLRLKISDILNTHSHSPQIIKHDIKSLDKKPTRLGAILNKKSISEINGGINGLLNDASELICWTVASEIPTIILYDYNGQLKNHLMELKNEIYVKLTEYFGKGASENIPNYSIKIPHSNKTIYYDESNKSNSCIEIILLSSIDGKGTIVDLTKTMSQLYHSNDLNINDITVDLVQNELTQLVGPEPDLLLIFSPSLDFQDFPPWHLRLTEFYFEQDNDQVTYSTFRNGLRKYAGCKVNIGR from the coding sequence ATGGAAATGGAAGAAATACAAGAATTAGTTTACGCCGATATCCGTAAACCTAAACAACATTTTAAATCTGATGCTGTGGACGAAGTTATAGAAAGTGAAGGCTCCACATTAGTGGCCAGAGACTCAagtaattcatcatcagatGGTAGCTTAAGAAATAGATCACTCTCCCCATCAAAAGAGATGACTCCCGAGATGACTACCAACATGAAATCTAGCGACCACATGGACACTACAGATATAAGCAACCAGTGTAATGGCAAAAGCCAAAAAGATGCCACAATGGAAAAAGAAGCCCGTATACATGACAAGATTTTAGAGAAATCTCAAATACCGTATGGTAAAATGCAATACAGCCTTTATTCTGGGTTATTAGTTGTTTTATCAATCGTGTTTGTTATTTGTAGAGCGATAAATTATATGCTTAATAAACTTAGATTAAAAATCTCCgatatattaaatactCATTCTCATTCCCCACAGATTATTAAACATGATATCAAATCATTAGATAAAAAACCTACAAGATTAGGAGccattttaaataagaaatCTATTAGTGAAATCAATGGCGGTATTAATGGATTACTGAACGATGCAAGTGAATTAATCTGTTGGACAGTTGCATCTGAAATCCCAACTATAATTCTTTATGATTATAATGGCCAATTGAAGAATCATCTGatggaattgaaaaatgaaatctATGTTAAATTGACTGAATATTTTGGTAAAGGTGCTTcagaaaatattccaaactactcaattaaaattcctcattctaataaaactatttaTTATGATGAATCAAACAAATCCAATAGTtgtattgaaattatctTACTGTCATCTATAGACGGCAAAGGAACTATTGTCGATTTGACCAAGACTATGAGTCAACTCTACCACTCCAACGATCTAAATATTAACGATATCACTGTTGATCTAGTTCAAAATGAATTGACCCAACTGGTGGGTCCAGAACCAGATCTATTACTGATATTCTCTCCATCTTTGGACTTCCAAGACTTCCCACCATGGCATTTAAGACTTActgaattttattttgaacaaGATAACGATCAAGTCACTTACTCAACGTTTAGAAATGGGCTAAGAAAGTATGCTGGCTGTAAAGTCAATATTGGGAGATAA
- the TBLA0F02100 gene encoding 60S ribosomal protein uL29 (similar to Saccharomyces cerevisiae RPL35A (YDL191W) and RPL35B (YDL136W); ancestral locus Anc_7.306), with protein MAGVKAYELRTKSKEQLATQLVDLKKELAELKVQKLSRPSLPKIKTVRKDIARVLTVITQQQRQAVRDLYKGKKYQPKDLRAKKTRALRRALTKHEASQVTLKQRKKQIAFPQRKYAIKA; from the exons ATG GCCGGTGTCAAAGCTTACGAATTAAGAACTAAGTCCAAGGAACAATTGGCTACTCAATTAGTcgatttgaaaaaagaattggCTGAATTGAAGGTCCAAAAGTTATCTAGACCTTCTTTACCAAAGATTAAGACTGTTAGAAAGGACATTGCCCGTGTCTTAACTGTCATTACTCAACAACAAAGACAAGCTGTCAGAGACTTATACAAGGGTAAGAAATACCAACCAAAGGATTTGAGAGCCAAGAAGACCAGAGCTTTAAGAAGAGCTTTGACCAAACATGAAGCTTCTCAAGTTACTTTGAAACAAAGAAAGAAGCAAATTGCTTTCCCACAAAGAAAGTACGCTATTAAGgcttaa
- the TBLA0F02110 gene encoding uncharacterized protein (similar to Saccharomyces cerevisiae ARF2 (YDL137W) and ARF1 (YDL192W); ancestral locus Anc_7.307): protein MGLYASKLFSNLFGNREMRILMVGLDGAGKTTVLYKLKLGEVITTIPTIGFNVETVQYKNISFTVWDVGGQDRIRSLWRHYYRNTEGVIFVVDSNDRSRIGEAREVMQRMLNEDELRNACWLVFANKQDLPEAMSAAEITEKLGLHSIRNRPWFIQATCATSGEGLYEGLEWLSNTLKKQG from the coding sequence ATGGGTTTATATGCGTCTAAATTGTTCAGTAACCTTTTTGGTAACAGGGAAATGCGTATCCTTATGGTTGGTTTAGATGGTGCTGGTAAGACCACCGTTTTATATAAGTTGAAATTAGGTGAAGTTATTACCACCATTCCAACCATTGGTTTCAATGTTGAAACTGTTCAATATAAGAATATCTCATTTACAGTTTGGGATGTTGGTGGACAAGACAGAATCAGATCCTTATGGAGACATTATTATAGAAACACTGAAGGTGttatttttgttgttgattCCAATGATAGATCTCGTATTGGTGAAGCTAGAGAAGTTATGCAAAGAATGCTAAACGAAGATGAATTAAGAAATGCTTGTTGGTTAGTTTTTGCTAACAAACAAGATTTGCCAGAAGCCATGTCTGCTGCCGAAATCACCGAGAAATTAGGGTTGCACTCCATCAGAAACCGTCCTTGGTTCATCCAAGCCACTTGTGCTACTTCAGGTGAAGGTTTATATGAAGGTTTGGAATGGTTAAGTAATACTTTGAAGAAACAAGgttaa
- the TBLA0F02130 gene encoding sugar porter family MFS transporter (similar to Saccharomyces cerevisiae SNF3 (YDL194W) and RGT2 (YDL138W); ancestral locus Anc_7.309) translates to MDIFKTKIKYKRRKNNNTGSNRTIIPSLKNDIDMNNEQRISMPDDSLNFPQKRHGFIDENLKSSLDLNEATKSNPIICSSLACENTQVIHSNGSQGLDMTSFSNDSTIDNYETFLTAPPQKQSLIMTIAVGAFVTVGGFLFGYDTGLINSVLEMKYVLDNIAPNNTYFTAKEQSIMVSFLSLGTFLGALIAPFIADRYGRKITIILSSTLIFFLGNSLQVGSHGIGLFVAGRFISGVAIGMVSAVVPLYQAEAAPKQLRGTIISMYQWAITWGLLVSSAVSQGTKNINNPSSYRIPIGLQYVWAAFLAAGMLFLPESPRFYVLRDNLDEAARSLSFLRGVPVHDSALLEELVEIKANYDYEAAVGSTSFWDCFISTETRPKETLRMFTGLGIQAFQQFAGINFVFYYGVNFFEKTAVESSYIISFITYAVNVFFNVPGLLLVEYIGRRDLLISGGILMTTCNFIIAGAGCLSDNVISSKVMIAFICCFVASFSATWGGTVWVICAELFPLGVRSKASAMCAASNWLANFVCAFITPYIVSTGKNKNNPDSDGGGFGSKIFFIWGGCTALATFLAYFTIYETSGLTLEEVNELYKKCPTSFQSKKWNRIIRNKNYEGSVEEQSAIEAVESLVNSKNLSIKSPHSFNHKSSHSFNHKSNILSNTVAMMDTEVLSFENSDTNKQTTILSDKNLNLNTKENCTYNDDNNNDNDNNHNTDFQDNINYTSLFPPSPPPASHLNPDNPMLPSTISNLVPSFNKVPNTRNSIISNDSDHSDTSIEPTIPITSPPSIPIPPPSVMLIPQSSSIPIPEQSLFNSNISSNTPSIPSSYHEYQLQTPNNSNGNSSDDNNNITQHIGTSEFPQHFNDILNHLRWRLNQANTLT, encoded by the coding sequence ATGGATATATTTAAGACtaagataaaatataagaGGCGAAAGAATAACAATACTGGAAGTAATAGAACCATAATACCgtcattaaaaaatgatattgacATGAATAATGAGCAGAGAATTTCGATGCCCGATGATTCGTTGAATTTCCCTCAGAAGAGACATGGCTTCATAGATgagaatttgaaatcttcTCTAGACCTCAACGAAGCAACCAAGTCGAACCCAATCATATGCAGCAGTTTGGCATGTGAAAATACTCAAGTAATTCATTCGAATGGCTCACAAGGCCTAGATATGACTTCATTTTCTAACGACTCCACTATAGACAATTATGAAACGTTTTTAACTGCACCACCACAGAAGCAATCTCTGATTATGACTATAGCTGTAGGTGCTTTCGTTACAGTGGGTGGATTTCTTTTTGGTTACGATACTGGTTTAATTAACAGTGTACTGGAAATGAAATATGTTTTAGATAATATTGCTCCAAATAACACGTATTTCACAGCTAAGGAGCAATCTATAATGGTTTCATTCTTATCCCTGGGTACCTTCTTAGGTGCATTAATTGCTCCATTCATAGCAGATAGATATGGCAGAAAGATAACAATTATCCTAAGCAGTACccttattttcttcttggGAAACTCACTTCAAGTAGGCTCACATGGAATTGGACTCTTCGTCGCGGGTAGATTTATATCAGGTGTTGCTATTGGAATGGTTTCTGCCGTAGTGCCTTTATATCAAGCCGAGGCTGCTCCAAAACAGTTAAGAGGCACTATTATTTCTATGTATCAATGGGCAATCACTTGGGGATTATTAGTTTCTTCTGCTGTATCACAAGGcactaaaaatataaacaatCCTTCTTCTTATAGAATACCTATCGGTCTGCAATATGTTTGGGCTGCGTTCTTAGCTGCAGGGATGCTTTTTTTACCTGAAAGTCCAAGATTTTATGTTCTTCGTGATAATCTAGATGAAGCTGCAAGATCGTTATCCTTTTTAAGGGGTGTTCCTGTTCATGATTCAgcattattagaagaattggTAGAAATTAAAGCAAATTATGATTATGAAGCTGCTGTAGGATCCACTTCATTTTGGGATTGCTTTATATCTACTGAAACAAGGCCAAAGGAAACTTTAAGAATGTTTACTGGCCTAGGTATTCAAGCTTTCCAGCAATTTGCTGGTATTAATTTTGTCTTCTATTATGGTgtcaatttttttgaaaaaacagCCGTTGAAAGTAGTTACATCATATCATTTATTACTTATGCTGtaaatgtttttttcaatgttCCAGGTTTACTTTTAGTAGAATATATTGGTAGACGTGATTTACTAATCTCTGGTGGAATATTAATGACTACGtgcaattttattattgcaGGTGCTGGCTGTCTATCTGATAATGTTATTTCAAGTAAAGTGATGATTGCatttatttgttgttttgTAGCATCGTTCTCTGCAACTTGGGGTGGTACAGTTTGGGTCATTTGTGCTGAATTATTCCCTTTGGGAGTTCGTTCTAAGGCTTCTGCTATGTGTGCTGCTTCTAATTGGTTAGCAAATTTTGTTTGCGCCTTTATTACGCCGTATATCGTAAGTACAGGaaagaacaaaaataatCCAGATTCTGATGGTGGTGGCTTTGGTTCcaagatttttttcatttgggGTGGCTGCACCGCTTTAGCTACATTCCTTGCGTATTTCACTATTTATGAAACAAGTGGATTAACTTTAGAAGAAGTTAATGAGTTATATAAGAAATGCCCTACAAGTTTCCaatcaaaaaaatggaaCCGAATTATAAGAAATAAGAATTATGAAGGGTCAGTGGAAGAGCAAAGTGCTATTGAAGCAGTAGAATCTTTGGTAAATAGTAAAAACCTATCTATTAAATCACCTCATTCATTCAATCATAAATCATCTCATTCATTCAATCATAAATCTAATATTCTCAGTAATACAGTAGCTATGATGGATACTGAAGTTTTATCATTCGAAAATTCAGATACTAATAAACAAACTACGATTTTATCTGAcaagaatttgaatctaAATACTAAAGAGAATTGTACttataatgatgataacaACAacgataatgataataaccATAATACTGATTTTCAAGATAACATCAATTATACTTCTCTTTTTCCACCTTCACCACCACCTGCATCGCATTTAAATCCCGATAATCCAATGCTACCAAGCACTATATCAAATCTAGTCCCTAGTTTCAATAAGGTACCTAATACACGTAACTCAATCATATCTAATGATAGTGATCATTCTGATACATCAATAGAGCCTACGATACCAATCACTTCACCTCCTTCCATACCAATCCCCCCTCCATCTGTCATGCTAATACCACAATCATCATCTATTCCAATTCCGGAACAATCATTGttcaattctaatatatcTTCTAATACTCCAAGCATTCCTTCATCGTATCATGAATATCAATTACAAACTCCAAACAACTCCAACGGTAACTCTTCAGatgacaataataacattacACAACACATTGGGACTTCGGAATTCCCACAACattttaatgatatattAAACCATCTAAGATGGAGGCTGAACCAAGCAAATACGTTGACTTAG